From Rhizobium sp. NZLR1, a single genomic window includes:
- a CDS encoding IlvD/Edd family dehydratase, whose protein sequence is MTDSHSPKRRLRSQDWFDNPDHIDMAALYLERFMNYGITPEELRSGKPIIGIAQSGSDLTPCNRVHVELATRVRDGIRDAGGIPIEFPTHPIFENCKRPTAALDRNLAYLGLVEILYGYPLDGVVLTTGCDKTTPSAIMAASTVDIPAIVLSGGPMLDGWHEGELAGSGTVIWRMRRKYAAGEIDREEFLQAALDSAPSVGHCNTMGTASTMNALAEALGLSLTGCGAIPAAYRERGQMAYRTGRRAVEIVFEDLKPSDILTREAFLNAIRTNSAIGGSTNAQPHLAAMAKHAGVELHPDDWQVHGFDIPLLANVQPAGAYLGERFHRAGGTPAIMWELLQAGKLDGDCRTVTGRTMAENLQGKEARDREVIRPFAEPLKERAGFLVLKGNLFDFAIMKMSVVSEDFRRRYLQEPAREGVFEGRAVVFDGSEDYHKRINDPELDIDENTILVIRGAGPLGWPGSAEVVNMQPPDHLLKRGISSLPTIGDGRQSGTADSPSILNASPESAAGGGLAWLRTGDVICIDFNQGRCNMLVDETEIERRKAEGIPPVPADATPWQQIYRRSVTQLSDGAVLEGAAEFRQIAKRPPRHNH, encoded by the coding sequence GTGACTGACAGCCATTCTCCGAAGCGGCGCCTGCGTTCCCAGGATTGGTTCGACAATCCCGACCACATCGACATGGCAGCGCTCTATCTTGAGCGTTTCATGAACTACGGCATCACGCCGGAAGAATTGCGATCCGGCAAGCCGATCATCGGGATTGCCCAGAGCGGCAGCGATCTCACGCCCTGCAACAGGGTTCATGTCGAGCTTGCCACGCGCGTGCGCGACGGCATTCGCGATGCCGGCGGCATTCCGATCGAGTTTCCGACGCATCCGATCTTCGAGAACTGCAAGCGCCCGACGGCTGCGCTCGACCGCAATCTCGCCTATCTCGGCCTCGTTGAAATCCTCTACGGCTATCCGCTCGACGGCGTCGTGCTGACGACCGGCTGCGACAAGACCACGCCTTCGGCGATCATGGCTGCGTCGACGGTCGATATTCCGGCGATCGTGCTTTCCGGCGGTCCGATGCTCGACGGCTGGCACGAGGGGGAACTGGCGGGTTCCGGCACGGTGATCTGGCGGATGCGGCGAAAATATGCGGCAGGCGAGATCGATCGGGAAGAATTCCTGCAGGCGGCGCTCGATTCAGCGCCATCAGTCGGCCACTGCAATACGATGGGCACGGCTTCGACGATGAACGCCCTTGCCGAGGCACTCGGCCTTTCGCTGACCGGTTGCGGCGCCATTCCGGCCGCATATCGCGAACGCGGCCAGATGGCCTATCGTACCGGGCGGCGCGCCGTCGAAATCGTCTTCGAGGATCTGAAGCCGTCGGATATCCTGACCCGCGAGGCTTTCCTCAATGCCATCCGCACCAATTCGGCGATCGGCGGTTCCACCAACGCACAGCCGCATCTGGCGGCAATGGCGAAACACGCCGGCGTCGAACTTCATCCCGACGACTGGCAGGTGCACGGCTTCGATATCCCGCTGCTGGCCAATGTCCAACCGGCGGGCGCCTATCTCGGCGAGCGTTTTCATCGCGCCGGCGGCACGCCGGCGATCATGTGGGAATTGCTGCAGGCCGGAAAGCTCGATGGCGACTGTCGCACGGTGACGGGCAGGACGATGGCCGAAAACCTGCAGGGCAAGGAGGCGCGCGACCGCGAGGTTATCCGGCCATTCGCTGAACCGCTGAAGGAGCGAGCCGGCTTCCTTGTTCTCAAGGGCAATCTCTTCGATTTCGCGATCATGAAGATGAGTGTCGTCTCGGAGGATTTCCGCCGGCGCTACCTTCAGGAGCCGGCGCGCGAGGGCGTCTTCGAGGGCCGGGCGGTGGTTTTTGACGGGTCGGAGGACTATCACAAGCGCATCAACGATCCTGAACTCGACATTGACGAAAATACCATCCTTGTCATCCGCGGCGCCGGGCCGCTCGGCTGGCCGGGTTCGGCTGAGGTCGTCAACATGCAGCCGCCGGATCACCTGCTGAAACGCGGCATAAGCAGCCTGCCGACGATCGGCGATGGCCGCCAATCGGGCACGGCCGACAGCCCCTCGATCCTCAATGCTTCGCCGGAAAGTGCTGCCGGCGGCGGCCTCGCCTGGCTTCGCACCGGCGATGTCATCTGCATCGACTTCAATCAGGGGCGCTGCAACATGCTGGTCGACGAGACTGAAATCGAACGGCGCAAGGCAGAGGGAATTCCGCCGGTGCCGGCGGACGCGACGCCATGGCAGCAGATCTACCGCCGCTCGGTCACGCAGTTGTCCGACGGCGCAGTTCTGGAGGGAGCGGCGGAATTTCGTCAGATCGCCAAAAGACCGCCGCGGCACAACCACTGA
- a CDS encoding GGDEF domain-containing phosphodiesterase yields MEAPKAETALPENRPTRSEQEFQDLLRRLELALDASRIGVWEHSIAKGGILWDAQMHRLYETGETCRDVPAWLWSNAIHPDDREQAERDFDQAIATRGAYNSQFRIVLPSGEIRYLRSRAHFYVDAEGLPSFIGAEWDVTADIVLNAELARQKMVAEAKAVALEESNARIEHVADHDYLTGLPNRRLLDKRLTELPVDKSITTLGVLHLDLDQFKQINDSHGHAAGDAVLRAAALRITAAIPANGMVARVGGDEFVIVLVNFSDLTELKLITEDLQRRLRKKIRFGHEMLQSGASIGVSWSGDRRARNLLAESDLALYQAKKLGRNRVEFFTRQLQEDLRAKRRLAEELKLGLERGEIVPYYQVQLDARTREVIGFEALARWKHPDKGVLAPGIFLKIADEHGLAAEIDAAILKSVLEDRLSWLSRGLAVPRIAVNISGSRLADPTLLGKLRKLDIPPAAIVFELVETIFLDDSDERLLDHIGDIKQMGIDIEIDDFGSGHASLIGLVKLRPKRLKIDRQLIAEVVSSAEQRRVVGSIVEIAKALDVEVIAEGIETEAHAVVLAQLGCDGLQGYAFGYPAPAAETARLFSPMASGIEKQKTVMSGTAR; encoded by the coding sequence ATGGAAGCTCCTAAGGCTGAGACCGCGTTGCCAGAAAATAGACCCACACGATCCGAACAAGAGTTCCAGGATCTTCTGCGCCGGCTCGAACTCGCTCTCGATGCATCCCGGATCGGTGTCTGGGAACACAGCATCGCAAAGGGCGGGATCCTGTGGGATGCGCAGATGCACCGTCTCTACGAGACCGGCGAGACATGTCGGGACGTGCCGGCATGGTTATGGTCGAATGCGATCCATCCCGACGATCGTGAGCAGGCCGAACGCGACTTCGACCAGGCGATTGCAACACGCGGCGCCTATAATTCGCAATTCCGGATCGTACTGCCGAGCGGCGAAATCCGCTATCTGCGTTCACGCGCGCATTTCTATGTGGATGCAGAGGGGCTTCCCTCGTTCATCGGCGCCGAATGGGATGTGACTGCCGACATAGTGCTCAATGCCGAGCTCGCGCGACAGAAAATGGTGGCCGAGGCGAAGGCGGTGGCGCTCGAGGAAAGCAATGCGCGCATCGAGCACGTCGCCGATCACGATTATCTCACTGGCTTGCCGAACCGGCGGCTTCTCGACAAGCGGCTCACCGAACTGCCGGTTGACAAGAGCATCACGACGCTTGGCGTCCTGCATCTCGACCTCGACCAGTTCAAGCAGATCAATGACAGTCACGGCCATGCGGCAGGCGACGCCGTGCTCAGGGCCGCAGCGCTTCGCATCACCGCCGCCATTCCCGCAAATGGCATGGTCGCCCGCGTTGGCGGTGATGAATTCGTCATCGTACTGGTCAATTTCAGCGATCTCACTGAGCTGAAGCTGATCACCGAGGATCTTCAGCGTCGGCTGCGCAAGAAGATCCGCTTCGGCCACGAGATGCTGCAATCCGGCGCCTCGATCGGTGTTTCCTGGAGCGGCGATCGGCGGGCGCGCAACCTGCTTGCCGAATCCGATCTGGCGCTCTACCAGGCGAAGAAGCTCGGGCGCAACCGCGTCGAATTCTTCACGCGGCAACTACAGGAGGATCTGCGCGCCAAGCGCCGCCTCGCCGAAGAGCTCAAGCTGGGGCTGGAGCGCGGCGAGATCGTTCCCTACTATCAGGTGCAGCTTGACGCCCGGACCCGGGAAGTCATCGGCTTTGAGGCGCTGGCGCGCTGGAAACATCCCGACAAGGGCGTGCTCGCCCCAGGGATTTTCCTGAAGATCGCCGACGAGCACGGGCTTGCGGCGGAGATCGATGCGGCGATCCTCAAGAGCGTTCTCGAAGACCGGCTGTCCTGGCTGTCTCGCGGCCTTGCGGTTCCACGCATCGCCGTCAACATCTCGGGGTCGCGCCTTGCCGATCCGACATTGCTCGGCAAGCTGAGGAAGCTCGATATTCCGCCCGCCGCGATCGTCTTCGAACTGGTCGAGACGATTTTCCTCGACGACAGCGACGAAAGACTGCTCGATCATATCGGCGATATCAAACAGATGGGTATCGACATCGAGATCGATGATTTCGGATCGGGCCATGCCTCGCTCATCGGTCTCGTTAAGCTGCGGCCGAAACGGTTGAAGATCGACCGGCAGCTCATCGCCGAGGTTGTCAGCTCCGCCGAGCAGCGGCGCGTGGTGGGTTCGATCGTGGAAATCGCCAAGGCGCTCGACGTCGAGGTGATCGCCGAGGGCATCGAGACCGAGGCGCATGCCGTCGTGTTGGCGCAACTCGGCTGTGATGGCCTGCAGGGTTACGCGTTTGGTTATCCCGCACCGGCGGCCGAGACAGCGCGTCTTTTCTCGCCGATGGCGAGCGGGATCGAAAAGCAGAAGACCGTGATGAGCGGAACGGCCCGGTGA